The segment TCGGGCACGTCGCTGACCGACCCGCGGTCGGAGGTCTGCAGTTCGAAGACGGTGCCGCTGTCTGCCGTCTTGACCTTCCCGATGAGGTCCATCAGGGGGCCGGGGCAGCCGGCACCGCGTGCGTCGATCGTTACGTCGGCAGTGAGTTGTTCGCTCATTGTTGGATATCTCGTGATCTGGTGTGGTGTTCTGATGGCGGTGCGGTCGGCGACGGGGCAGCTCAGACGAATATCACCTGCTTGTCGCTGGCCTTGGTCAGGAAGCCGGAGACGCCGAGTTCCCCGTCGAAGATGTCGACGTAGTCGTCGAGCTCGCGGCCCCACATCTCCATGGCCATCGTGCAGGCGTAGAGGTTCATCGGGCCCATCTCCCTGGCGTCGCGGAACTGCTCCGTGAACAGGGGCACCTCCGTCTCCTCGCTCGTCAGCATCGCCTCGCCGAGCGGTCCCGTCGTGAAGTCCCGCGTCTCGACGACCTCGTGTTCGAACGGGCGGAGCCCGTTCATCGTCACGAACACGTCGACCGGGATGTCCGAGGCTGCGGCGATGGAGCCGATGATGCTCGCTGCGGTGATCTTCTCGAACTCGTCCGTCGCGACGACGAGTGCGTAGCCGTTCATGGTGTCTTCACAGGTAGAGGTTCGACACCGACGGATATAGTATTGCACTTCAATTCCAAGACTGTGGGAAACAGTGGACGTGACGGATCACCGCGGGACGGAACGACGAACCCCCGGACGACTACTCCGCGACGGCCCGCGAGGGCGGCCGGAGGTAGTCCACGACCACCACCGCCA is part of the Haloarchaeobius litoreus genome and harbors:
- a CDS encoding DsrE family protein, producing MNGYALVVATDEFEKITAASIIGSIAAASDIPVDVFVTMNGLRPFEHEVVETRDFTTGPLGEAMLTSEETEVPLFTEQFRDAREMGPMNLYACTMAMEMWGRELDDYVDIFDGELGVSGFLTKASDKQVIFV
- a CDS encoding sulfurtransferase TusA family protein produces the protein MSEQLTADVTIDARGAGCPGPLMDLIGKVKTADSGTVFELQTSDRGSVSDVPEWVEKAGHELVETVEHEDYWSIYVQKA